The Bacteroides ovatus genomic interval GCAAGGCATCAACATGGGAGCCACCTTCAACCGCGAGCTAACGAGAAGAGGTGCCAAAATCTCCGCTTATGAAACGAAAGCAGGCTGCATCCCCTGGACGTTCGCCCCGGTAGTCGACTTAGGCCGCGACCCGCGCTGGGCACGTATGTGGGAGAACTATGGTGAAGATTGTTATGTAAACGCAGAAATGGGTGTATCGGCCGTGAAAGGTTTTCAGGGAGAAGACCCGAACCGTATCGGAGAATACAATGTAGCTGCGTGCATGAAGCATTATATGGGTTACGGTGTACCTGTTTCCGGTAAAGACCGTACTCCATCTTCCATCTCACGCAGTGATATGCGTGAAAAACATTTCGCTCCTTTCCTTGCCGCTGTACGTCAGGGTGCATTGAGCGTAATGGTAAACTCCGGCGTTGACAACGGACTGCCTTTTCACGCCAACCGTGAGTTGCTGACCGAATGGCTGAAAGAAGACTTGAACTGGGACGGACTGATTGTTACAGACTGGGCGGACATTAACAATCTCTGTACCCGGGATCACATCGCTGCCACCAAGAAAGAGGCTGTCAAGATTGTCATCAATGCTGGTATCGACATGTCGATGGTTCCTTATGAAGTGAGTTTCTGCGATTATCTGAAAGAGTTGGTTGAAGAAGGAGAGGTATCTATGGAGCGTATCGATGATGCAGTAGCCCGTGTGTTGCGTCTGAAATATCGTCTGGGATTATTTGACCATCCATATTGGGACATTAAGAAGTATGACAAGTTCGGTTCTAAGGAATTTGCAGCTGTTGCCCTGCAGGCTGCCGAGGAATCGGAAGTGTTGCTAAAGAATGACGGAAATATCCTGCCGATAGCGAAAGGCAAAAAGATTCTGCTGACCGGTCCGAACGCAAACTCGATGCGTTGTCTGAACGGCGGATGGTCGTATAGCTGGCAGGGACACGTTGCTGATGAGTATGCGCAGGCATATCATACCATCTACGAGGCTTTGTGTGAGAAATACGGAAAAGAGAATATTATCTATGAACCGGGAGTGACCTATGCTTCTTACAAAAACGATAATTGGTGGGAAGAAAACAAACCGGAAACTGAAAAACCTGTGGCAGCGGCAGCACAAGCGGATATTATCATCACCTGCATCGGTGAAAACTCTTATTGCGAAACTCCGGGCAACCTGACGGATCTTACCTTATCAGAAAACCAGCGCAATCTGGTAAAAGCTCTGGCCGCTACGGGCAAACCTATTGTCCTGGTTCTGAATCAGGGACGTCCACGTATTATCAACGATATAGTGCCTTTAGCTAAAGCGGTTGTCAACATCATGTTGCCAAGCAATTACGGTGGTGATGCACTTGCTAACTTATTGGCCGGTGATGCCAACTTCAGTGGAAAAATGCCGTTCACCTATCCCCGACTTATCAACGCTTTGGCAACTTATGACTACAAGCCTTGCGAAAACATGGGGCAAATGGGAGGTAACTACAATTATGATTCGGTGATGGATATTCAATGGCCGTTCGGTTTCGGATTAAGCTATACGAATTATAAGTACAGCAATTTAAAAGTAAATAAACCGACTTTTAATGCTGACGACGAACTGATATTCACGGTTGACGTAACCAACACGGGCAAAGTTGCCGGAAAAGAGAGTGTGTTATTGTTCTCTAAGGACTTAGTGGCAAGCAGCACACCGGACAATATCCGTTTACGAAACTTCGAAAAGGTTTCTCTGGAACCGGGAGAAACAAAGACGGTTACGCTGAAACTGAAAGGAAGCGACTTGGCATTTGTGGGATATGACGGTAAGTGGAGACTGGAAAAAGGAGATTTCAAGATTAAATGCGGTGACCAATGGATGGATATTGTATGCGATCAGACAAAAGTATGGAATACTCCGAATAAGAATACGCTCCACAAATAAACCTCTTTTTATATATTTCTATATAAACATCTTCATATAGGATCTTCTTCTCATATAAAAATACACATTCCTCTATCACCTATCATTTTGCTGACATCAGCAAAATGGTATTCCTGACAATAAATGAGAGATACCCTGCGACGAGGTATCTCTCATTGCCTATATCA includes:
- a CDS encoding glycoside hydrolase family 3 protein, which codes for MKNIKKMVLVSAFAGTCLTPHAQTASPVIPTDPAIETHIREWLQKMTLEQKIGQMCEITIDVVSDLETSRKKGFCLSEAMLDTVIGKYKVGSLLNVPLGVAQKKEKWAEAIKQIQEKSMKEIGIPCIYGVDQIHGTTYTLDGTMFPQGINMGATFNRELTRRGAKISAYETKAGCIPWTFAPVVDLGRDPRWARMWENYGEDCYVNAEMGVSAVKGFQGEDPNRIGEYNVAACMKHYMGYGVPVSGKDRTPSSISRSDMREKHFAPFLAAVRQGALSVMVNSGVDNGLPFHANRELLTEWLKEDLNWDGLIVTDWADINNLCTRDHIAATKKEAVKIVINAGIDMSMVPYEVSFCDYLKELVEEGEVSMERIDDAVARVLRLKYRLGLFDHPYWDIKKYDKFGSKEFAAVALQAAEESEVLLKNDGNILPIAKGKKILLTGPNANSMRCLNGGWSYSWQGHVADEYAQAYHTIYEALCEKYGKENIIYEPGVTYASYKNDNWWEENKPETEKPVAAAAQADIIITCIGENSYCETPGNLTDLTLSENQRNLVKALAATGKPIVLVLNQGRPRIINDIVPLAKAVVNIMLPSNYGGDALANLLAGDANFSGKMPFTYPRLINALATYDYKPCENMGQMGGNYNYDSVMDIQWPFGFGLSYTNYKYSNLKVNKPTFNADDELIFTVDVTNTGKVAGKESVLLFSKDLVASSTPDNIRLRNFEKVSLEPGETKTVTLKLKGSDLAFVGYDGKWRLEKGDFKIKCGDQWMDIVCDQTKVWNTPNKNTLHK